CAAGTAAAATAGttgaaaatttcttttaaaagaaggGAACAAAAAGTATCACTTCGTTTCCATGTACGCGTTTTGCTGGTTGTGATTTGAAGCAATTAAAACAACACAATGTACACGAACTAAgggcaaaatgaaataatgtgttATTACTAACGATTGTTCAAAGAATCTTGCTCTATTCTATTGCGACAATATGAAACCAAGAATGAAGTGTGAGTCATAAAAAGCGTCCATGAAGCACGGAGTGACTATATTTACACATTTCCTCAATAATTAACCCTCAGCTCGTTTCAATGGAGGCctgtgatatatttttactatacatttttgtattactttatgGGAAATATTATTATCAGGGATAGTAGACAAAAGACCTCAAGGCTACGTACGGGTTGCGTTGGGTCAACGCTCAATAAGGTTATCTGCTCTTTTTTGTTGGCCCTTCTTTCtcataaatatgttttttgtatGTTGTGACAATGTTTTACTTATGTACCTTATGTATatgtttcatgtttttattgagAGTGTAAATAAAGTGTGTGTTTGGGTGTATGCGTGTGAGGGTAAATGTGTACATGCGCGTGTGCCGTGTTGGAGAATGAAATACGGTTTGATGAATAGGAAACAGTGAATATGGTGAAACTCCCCTCGATTTTCTTCCAAACAACTTTGATATAATTATGTGTAACATTGGCAATAACGATTTTCTAGTAGAGTACAtatccatttctttctttatttctcttccCTCTATGTCATTCCATGATCTTTCTTCTAAATATCTGCTTTTCCTACaccccgaccccccccccttgtgcaGGTAAATTTGACCATTCATCTTTtgccactcatcacatggtctacctttatttactctaatgccattccgtccatcaaaattttgtctatcgaccagttggtccaatcatcacttcgtctaatcaccaattcgtctatgaccatttcgtctcataacaaGTGGatctaatattcatttattttaattcacTTTGTCCAATGAAAAAGCGCTTAATAAGaaggaattattattattaatgaaccCTCAGTCCAAATGGACTAAATGTCTATTGTataccaactggttattagacgaaatagccagtggacgaaatggcaattagacgaCGTGGTTAATGGACGAACTGATGAGAAACCAAATAATGGTGGACAAGTTgttaattggacgaattggcattagaccaattgaaaataaacactGTATGCATGGTCGGCTGGTGGGGATTACGTAAATATGCCAAAGTTGAAATTGTTTGGATGTTTAGATTTAATCGACCAAGATGTATACATAATGTACAAGTATTATAGTATTGGTCAATACAAAACAGCAACATCCAcccaattattcatatttttttgttgttgcatcATGCACTTTTAAATcaactcaaatcagtcaaattgactataGACCattagtcagctgggagcaagtGGGTCACATTTCTGAATAATATTCCAGTCAGAAAttactctgttctagtaaaatacgacaaGAAAATAATCGAATaagactagaataacagttacACCCAGCTGActctattaactagtcatttttgactgatttgtttttagagtgtggtCATAAATGTAAATCCACGGCAAAAGAGACAAAAAGAATGTTAATGagcttgaaattatttttatctcttGTTAAGCGTAATCATTCGCCCTTTTCCAGAAATGACAGACAAAAGAGACGCTTATTATTTCTGAATTTATCTTCCTTGTATACTCATATTAATAGTTACTTAGCCAGTATTCATTTCCTTTCAAAAAACCCAGTCTAATGGATTATGAAGTAATGGTATATAGATGCGGCCCTTCACTAGATTATCCTAACACCTGTTCCCGATAGTAATATTAGTATATGTATTTATACTTGACCAGAATAAATATCACTTTGACAACTCAAATAGAAAATAATCTATTTTGATCGAGTGATTGCGGAAGACCTATGTACGTTTCTATTCTGTTCACTTCCTCAATGTGTATTTCATTaacaaataaacatttaaatcGGTTTTCGTTACGAAATAGTCGTTGTAAATCTACAAATTCAAGAAACTGTGCACATGCATGAATCAGCAGGATTGTAATGAGGAAAGCAGTGACGAGGAATTGCATATTATTCTTACGGCTAACAGGTTTTAGACTTACGTGGTGACCGACAATGCCCATTTCAAATGTTCTTAATTAAAGgcgtactccgggatgaaatatttaaatacaaataaatagagtgaaattcatatagcaaaatgctgaaaatttcgtaAAAATCGGATAACGgagaattttaaagtttagcaatattttgtgaaagtatgcacgtcatcatgaatattcattcggTGGGCTGATGAAATAACAcccaccttcctttttcttatgttattacatgaagtcattattttttcagttttcataCATATGTGAATGTGtctcctttaaaaaataaattaagttacaacaatgaatatctaatgcactaaatcagttgtcgaTCCAACTTTTTAGTTCATGGTAGATACAATTTGAATAAAccaaatttcatatgataaaatacgaaacggaacaagtggagatacatgtatgattatcatcaatttgctcactgaatattcatgaatacatgcAATGAACTTATAATGCAGATCTTTAAAAATGCCATATCTTTGTCATTCCTTGTctcattttgatcaaattttcagtattttgtttgccTGATTattctttatctgtttaaatatattatttacagCCAGGAGCATCCCTTCAAATCACAATTTTAAGCATCTAAGTTACATATCTCATTATGTTTATGACATCTTACAATCTATCACACAACCAATGCCAAATGAACCATTGATTTCCTCATTTAAGTTTTGTAACAATGATCCttccctcccccttccccctccccaTGTATCCACTTTTGAGCCCTGCAATGCAGGTATCCAATTAAAAAATAAGTACTCCAAATCGTCTCCTTTAATATCTTTAAAGTTGGTGAAATGTCCGGATCTTCGAGCAGTGGTTTTCTCCTCCTTGCATCACTTTCTTATCGATATGCATGTTAAATACATCGCCTCTCGATCAAtattgtttattaaaaaaagttttatccCACAAAAAGCGCTCTACAGGGTTCACTTTCtaaattcacaataatattcAGAATACTCTCAATATAAATACTCTTTTTCTTGCACACTCGCTGCGCTCGCTTGcaacttttatgaaaatgatttcgaGCATAATAACACACGGACATCATAAAGAGTGAGGTGTGTActatccacacatttcttatgggTATTAAGATAAACTCATCATATCACTAATTCTAAAGCACTCATCTCCGTCAGTCGCTCATTTAGCTCGCGggtagaaataaaaatatattttgaacggcaataaaaaagaatgtcAGAAAAGGGTCATATATGGTAGCTAGAATGATTAATGATGTGATTTATTTGACAGAAAATGTGAATGCAGCAAAATGATCTGACAAACTCCGTTATAAAGAGAATGTAAATAACCTAATCATGCTAATAGACCCATGGTGTAAGCTGATCTCGGACGGTAAAGACAGTTTTCGAAGGCAAATAGATTTTGGAAGTAAAATTCAATCGAAAATAACTGTAAActgtaaaatattttgataaatggcATTAACGAATGTTAGCGTGTACATAAAAAGACCGGTTAAGAAGGCCCCTGCACAACGAAATGTTGCAGGTAGAGAATTTCATAAAAGCAATGAAATTGATATCGTTGTTCATACAAGGTTTATGATGTTTGGAGAGCAGAACGATTGCCAGAACTATTGTTTTACACATCGTTTCGCTTCTAATTCTAAagattatatataaatatatagtgGATAAATCTAACCGAAACgcaaatattgatattattttgttttttttattccattgtACTCCTTTTGggtaattattttattcatatgcAATGATTACATTTAAATTATCAGAATTTTGCAATTTTCCTTTGTAATTCTGAAGTCCTTACACTGACTGAGCTTTATTCACTTCCCTCTCCAAACAGGAAAAGCAGGAATGAAGCAAAGATGAATAGCGAATCGCTGACCGATGCAGAAAAACACCTAAGAAATGGAGCCATTCCCAAAAGCAAACGGAAGATAGCCTTTAAGGATGAATGCACCATTCCAGAAAATCGCATGGACGGAAGGAATGAAGATGATGTGTTGAGGTATGAAGTCGCTATTGGTCAAGTATCCCACTCTATCAATGGCTATCCTTCAGATTATGAGAAGTTGGACCGTACCGGGGTGTCCTCGACCAGTAATGCTGATAGTGGCATCTTCATATACGAGACGCCAGAGAGATTGGAGAGCTTCCCGAATCCGattgttcatcatgttcatggagACAGCTCGAACATCCGACAGGCCTTTGGCGATCTTGCATGCAGTAACAGTCTTCGCAGAAAGGAAAATACTGGTGAAGATACGGGCTTCAATCGCCAGGACTACTTTACTGGGTACGAAGGTTTGGAAGGTTTAAGAAGCAGTTCTATGACAAGTGAAATCGATTACGTGCTCCCTTCTCAAAAGCGTAGACTTCCCGCGAAATATGGAAGTATTGGTGAAACCCCATGGGGGACCACTGAACGAGGGAGATCTAGGAACATCAATGAGAGCAAGGCGTACAAGGAAAGAAGTCAAAGAGAGGATGACCGGCAACATGGGTTGGAAAAACGGGACCGGAGTAATCAGGATCACAGAGGCGACGAATTTCGACGAACCACCATGGGTGAAACACCTGCTGAAGGAACGCTCCATGAACAGCCTGGGCCAAAGAGCGGCAGGGTGAGGACAGAGAGCGACAGGATGAGGATAGATACTGGTAGCAGTGGATTGGATGAAGGTCCTGTATCTAGGAATCAGCGCTTGTCGAAGACACCGGATGTGACTAAAGACATTTCAAAGAAGTGGCCATTTCTCCTATGGATCATGTTCAAGTTTCTGGGGCTGTTTTGGGCCAGACCCGTCATTGAGGAGCGATATTGCCACCAGTGTTACCGTAAGAGAATGGAGGAAGTCAGCGACCTGGTCCACAGACGGTCCCCAGAACAGGTAATGATCTAATTGAATAGCCCCTATCGGAATGAGAAGTTCACATAAGAGGAATTTCAAAAAGACTCTCGGGACATATACCTAGGCTAGAGGCAAGTCCACTGTCATTTCATAGCCTTTAAAGGTTTAGGATTTCAAGAATAAAGCATAACTGATAAATCAGTAATATTAAGTGAAAGGTGAGTGAATActgacaatatttcaaaaagaaattgagacCCCAAACAatgaaaggaaataagaaaCATACCAACGCCCTTTGGATTCCCACATACTTTAAATCACAACTGCATGgtaatcaataatattttttaggAATAATATTCTTAATTTTAGAAATCATTCAAAAAATAAGGCTTTAATCAGGGCTTTTAACTatcactatttctttaaaaatcaaacatcaatgaatatatatttttttcaatcattcttAACCCTACTTTTTCTAGAAACATACACCATTAGGTCATCAATCGTACTTCCACGCGCCAGAGATCGGCATCAATGATTCGATAATTGCCAAAAATCCAAACGAGTCGTCTGACTTTCGTCAAGAATGTGAATCGAATCCTTTGCTCAATGGTGAAGCCCAGGTTGGCGACGCCGAAGTCGACCATGGACGCGTGCACAGTGGGGGATACTGCGTCAACGATCACGACGGTGATGATGGCGTGGCAGGGGAAAAGAGTGGGCGATGTCGAGTTTGTGACGCACTGTGGTGGACAGGGAAGGGACAATTCTTCAAGTACACAGATAAATCAATTGGTAAGTACAAATATAAACACAGTCTCTATGTTACATGTCTTATGGAAGGttaaaagtgccacccagatgCAGGGACGGATCCGGCTTTGTGAAGTGGATGTGGATCGCACTTAATTAATGATgggagcgcgagctgatattattttgacctaggaccgggacatttcaaggaaattttatcatatgaacgtaatgactatcttcctattcctcttcctataagcgcgagttgaaacttgtcgatattcaattgtgaaaagggacaatttagttattagaaagtcatgaaaattttatctcatttattaATTACAATAACCCTAATTAGAGcgtgaaatttgttgatattgaAGCCTGAAAGctggaaattttaagcacttttgtaattatcgATAAGATCCAtgggttaatatatttttacaatttaatgcgagcacaaatcgcaagccaaaatttttgataaactctcataagggggggggggggtaaagtaGTTTGTAGTAGAATTAATGTAGAGGTatacataactcgccaatcaaaatgcgaacgcacagcgcaagctgaaaatgttgatattcacaccataaaacggacattttaaaagctcgatatccgagctgaagtatgttttgtatatcgacttcaaaacttgatattttaagctccatatcagcctgtaagccagttcgtagttcctttctgcgcatgatcagtggaaggtcatttgtactaaagcgacatggtgatttaaaatctaaagagataagcaccaactttgatgtcttgattattcatatattcttttgaattgtggttttcatttacatccacaaacaaaaccaatgcgtccacgaacgactggtattttacagtttgccaagtacattgtgcgacatactatgatatgcattcaaagtaggaatgcaacaaacaCTTTCATAAAGTGTTAATTTGtatgctattctagtcacctggtctattcaatttcttcatcctgctttGTAAGGAAAGCtcacgtaatatcttgctttgaaatctgcctatcataatgaaagaaatgaaaggtcatttgaccaaaagtGTTCCtgaaagcccctttcacaattgacgtacgacctgtttacgaccgcctgcaacagttttttcttgtcgttgcacgatcgatctcttggtgtcttgcgagcactcgcagtcgttgtatAGACGATCGCACGAGCTCGAGTTGGTcggaggtggtcgtgactggtcgcatctgaactttgaaaatgttcaaaatccaaacgcgaTTAAATACGACtgattcactcgcatcaggtcgtaccatcggtcgggcgatcatcgtgtgttgttcaacgttgtacgacttggtgcgagaggtggcacaactaagtatagtcgcatttagtcgactggaggtcgtacaacacttgAACATGTGATAGAGACCTACAGAGAccagtcttgcgactgggtgcgattatataagactgttgcaagaccgatcgaAATTACGGCTTACAACATTCCACTACCGTTTCATTCGCATTTATGCCACCGTTCCACTCGCAATCCCTCGTGCAACACTCGCATGTGATCGCACGAGCACAATAACAGCACATGCGACTTACTCGTGCAACGGGGTTTactggttgtttttgttgtacgacagctTTTGCAACTGTGAAAGCCTCTGTGCGATCTTATGAGATGACTAGCGATTGATGCCTTTTGCAGCCTGTCGCACGACCAAAAGGTCGCaaatggtcgtacgtcaattgtgaaaggggctttagtaactacgaactggtctattgagCAAGACATGTAAAAAGATCAacgaacaggcaatgcgagcgcgagtgATAATtgtatatagtgacatgaaagatttttcgTATGTTCCAAGTCTTATctaaccttattttattcaatcatcttcctcttcttattttcatctacttcccccttttttctttttttacttagccaatagtgggggggggggggcgggcacctcggccccctggatctgcctatATACAGATGTAAAGATAATAATCTAGTTATGTCAACATCCCTTCTACTTAGAATAGTGGCGGATCtaggggggggcacatccggcccgtgcccc
This genomic window from Lytechinus variegatus isolate NC3 chromosome 10, Lvar_3.0, whole genome shotgun sequence contains:
- the LOC121423344 gene encoding uncharacterized protein LOC121423344, which encodes MNSESLTDAEKHLRNGAIPKSKRKIAFKDECTIPENRMDGRNEDDVLRYEVAIGQVSHSINGYPSDYEKLDRTGVSSTSNADSGIFIYETPERLESFPNPIVHHVHGDSSNIRQAFGDLACSNSLRRKENTGEDTGFNRQDYFTGYEGLEGLRSSSMTSEIDYVLPSQKRRLPAKYGSIGETPWGTTERGRSRNINESKAYKERSQREDDRQHGLEKRDRSNQDHRGDEFRRTTMGETPAEGTLHEQPGPKSGRVRTESDRMRIDTGSSGLDEGPVSRNQRLSKTPDVTKDISKKWPFLLWIMFKFLGLFWARPVIEERYCHQCYRKRMEEVSDLVHRRSPEQKHTPLGHQSYFHAPEIGINDSIIAKNPNESSDFRQECESNPLLNGEAQVGDAEVDHGRVHSGGYCVNDHDGDDGVAGEKSGRCRVCDALWWTGKGQFFKYTDKSIGLKSWNHRGSGILSLFLLLTYLSLILYDAGHYGSIYWGKKEDLIRYISYMSYLIFAASTPAVCLFGLIRNAVTNPAQCFSQWPRTLDIRYVVRRLQYLDLERRGLPNKPFLLACTVFPLLIAIYRLMFYVVLLKTSVKFQRYLACATTAIGLSLYGFFSYFIYLMRISFKAHLTLDIHFIRNHVGQLDVCRAKMSTTVQDFLNLRQLANGFMVMVCGVTTWAIATQITWNYLLFSGVYLDPNESRYNWSIQMYINGLMAMENTLFFLLPCFAIGGFSVNIIWIRFRYRLLELRRARHERFWYRLLQFIKEQDPIKSSMQVTMLFTLIGLFVALQFGEQNIYYYFSNVTAHNIMPIPPKFLHNLPPQPEGGNLQHVLLP